Genomic DNA from Desulfurivibrio alkaliphilus AHT 2:
TGCCGGTCTACCGGATCTTAAACGAGGTCACCGCTTTGCTGGAAAGCCGAGGCGGGGCACGCCACCTGCCGCCGACCCTGCCACCAACCGCTGGTGATGCCGTGACCACCCTTTTTTCCGGCCTGGCCGATCTCTGGCTGACCGGTGGTCTCGACCCCGCCATCCAGCCGGTGCTGGCAAAGCTTGACCGGCGGGCCAGCGCCAACGGCTACCACTGGCTGGCCGCCGGCTACCGGAGCCTGCTGCAGGCTGCCTCCCCAAGGCCACTCCGACCGGCCACCAAAGACCAACCGGCAGCGCAGAACAGCCGGCCGGCCGCCACTATCCCGCTGAGCTGGAATATCGGCGCCCTGGTCAAAACCACCGAACCATGGCGCCACGCCGTCATGGCGCTGCAGCACCACGACCCCCGTCCAACGACAAAGGAAAGCCCCCGGCGACTGGCCTGGCTGCTGCGTTACCGGGAAGATTTGGACCACTGTGGGCTCCGACCGCTATTTCAGCAACGACGGCCGGACGGCACCTGGAGCCGGGGCCGCCCGGTGGCCCTAAACCGGCTGCTCGCCCTGACCGAAGGAAACCCTGACAGCCGCCACCGTCCGTTACCAGCCATCGATCAACTGCCGCTTTCCCCACGGGATCAGGCCATCTGCCATTGCCTGGCCCGCGGCGGCTCGACCCTAAGCGGCGGGTTCCACGTTCTCCCCCAACCGGACCTGCACCTGCTGGTCGGTCACCCCCATCTTTATCTGGCCGGCGCCGGCCACCAGCCTCTCCGGCTGGAGCACGGCCAACCTACCCTGCTCATCGAACCGGAGCCGCCCCAAAACCTGCGCCTGCGCCTCCACCCCTTCCCCCCCCCTACCGGCCAGACGCTGCACCGCCGGGATGAAACTTGTCTCCAGATCATTTCCAGTCCCCCGGCATTGCGGGAGTTAGCCGCCTGGCTTGGCCCGGAGGGGGTGAGCCAACCCCGGCAGGGCAGCCAGCAGCTGCTTGCCCTGTTGCGCGAACTGCCACCGGATCTAGCGGTATTTTCCTGCCTCGATCTGCAGTTGCCGCACAGCGAAACCATGGCGCCGAACAATCGGGTAATCGTGCAATTTTTCCCCGCCTCCTCAGGCTTGAAGGTACGCCTGCGGGTTCGCCCCCTGGGCCCCGATGGCCCCGAGCTTAACCCCGGCCACGGCCCGCCCCTGCTCTGGGCCGGCATCAGTGGCCGCCGCTACCGCCTGCGCCGCGAACTGGCCGAAGAAACCGACCGGGCCCAAAAACTGGCGGCGTACTGCAAGCTGGACTGGAAGAGGCAACAGAGCAACGACCCGGCCGGCCCCGATCCCGCCACCTGGACCTTGACCTCCCCCCAAAGCTGCCTGGAGTTTTTAAACCGGCTGCAGGAAATTTCCCCCCCGGTGCCCCAGGAGTGGCCGGCCGGCCGGGGTTTTTCGCTAAGCCCCACCATTGAGTTGCAGCGATTGCAACTTAAGATCAGCAAAAAAAACGACTGGTTCGCTTTAAACGGCGCTTTGCAGCTGGACGACGGTCTGGTGCTGGAACTCTCCTCGCTGCTGCGCACCACCAAGCGAGGCAAGGGGCGGTTCATTCCCCTCGGGCATGGCCGCTTTCTCAGCTTAAGCAACGAACTTAAGCGTAAAATAGATGAGATCGAGGCTTTTGCCGAGCTCCACCGGGGCGAGATCAGGCTGCACCCTTTGGCCGTGCGGCTGTTGCTCAACGCCGAAGAACCCCAGGTGCCGGGCCAACGGCCGCAGGTATCCACCGATGGGCACTGGCAGGACTTCCTGACCCGGCTGGAGCAGAACCGCACCCGGCAGGACCCGCCACCGACCGGCCTGAAAACCCGACTGCGCCATTACCAACTGACCGGCTACCGCTGGCTGCGCCAGATGGCCGACCTGCAGCTAGGCGCCTGCCTGGCCGACGACATGGGCCTGGGCAAGACCATTCAGGCCCTGGCCCTGTTGCTGGCCCGGTCCAATCAAGGGCCCGGCCTGGTGGTGGCCCCCACCTCCCTGTGCCTTAACTGGCAGGCCGAAGCCCACCGCTTTGCCCCGGGGCTGAGACTGATCCACTACAGCGGCCGCAACCGCAGCCAGTTACTGACGCAACTGGGGGCCGGCGATCTGGTGGTCTGCAGTTACGGCATGCTGCAGCGGGACGCCGGGGTTATCGGTGCCGTTCACTGGCACACCATTGTGCTGGACGAGGCCCAGGCCATCAAAAATTTTCTGGCCAAACGCTCCCGGGCGGCCATGCAGTTGCAGGGTGACTGCAAGCTGATCACCACCGGCACCCCGCTGGAAAACCATCTCACCGAACTGTGGACCCTGTTTCGTTTCATCAACCCCGGCTTGCTGGGCAGCCTGGAACAGTTCAGGAAAAAATTCATCATCCCCATCGAGCAGCACGGTGACCAGCAGGCCCGGCAACGACTGAAAAAACTGCTCACCCCATTCATTCTGCGCCGGCTCAAGAACGAGGTATTGCAGGAACTGCCGCCGCGCACCGATATCACCCTGCAGGTCAGCATGCACCGGGAGGAGGCCGCCTTGTATGAGGCCTTGCGCCGGCAGGCCAGGGCAACCTTGAAAAACGGCGCCAACCGTGACCGCCCCGGCGCCCCGCTGCAGGTGCTGGCGGAAATCATGAAGCTGCGGCGGGCCTGCTGCCACCCCCGGCTGGTGTTGCCGGACAGCACCATGCCCGGGGCCAAGCTGGAACTTTTGACCAAGGTGGTGGCGGAACTGCTGGAAAACCGACACCGTATCCTGGTTTTCAGCCAGTTTGTCGACCACCTGGCCATCGTCCGGCAGTATCTGGATGAACAACAGATCAGTTATCAGTATTTTGACGGGGCCACGCCGGCCCGCGTTCGCCAGCAGCGAGTCCGGGACTTTCAGGCCGGCCGGGGAAAACTGTTTTTGATCAGCTTGCGGGCCGGCGGCCTGGGGCTCAACCTTACCGCCGCCGATTACGTGATCCACCTTGACCCATGGTGGAATCCGGCGGTTGAAGAGCAGGCTTCCGATCGGGCCCACCGCATCGGCCAGGACAAACCGGTTACCATCTACCGCCTGATTACCACCGGCACCATCGAAGAAAAGATCCTGGCGATGCACCAGCAAAAACGACATTTAGCCGCAGAGTTACTGGACGCCACCCGTTCCGGCCCACCTCGCAGTTACGATGAACTGTTGGCTCTGCTGGAAAAATAGGTAAAATTACTGATAGCACTTCAAGCGCCGGACAACCACCGGTTGGAGCGCGCCACCAGGCAAAATAAGGAAAAACATGATTGGAAAGCTGCAATTAAGCCTTAGCTGTAAGTTGATCGTCGGCTGCGTTTTGACCCTGCTGATCACCATGAGCATCACCTTCTACCTGATCAGCCTCCGCCAGGAGCGGTTGATCGTGCAACAGGCGGAGAACGAGGCCCGGACCATCTTTCGCCAAATCATCGTCACCCGTAAATGGGTGGCCGACCATGGCGGGATTTTTGTCCGCCAGACATCTCAGCAACCCTGGATCAGGCCCTCCCCGTTTATGGTCAATGCCGACATCACCGACCAGCTTGGCCGGCGCTATCTGCTGCAAACCCCGGCCATGGTGACCAAGGCCCTGGCCGATTACGCCAAGGAGGAAGAAACCTACTGGTTTCGTATCACCAGCCTCAATCCGGTAAACCCCGCCAACCGCCCCGATGAAACCGAACGGGCCGCACTTGAGGCCTTCAGCCGTGAAGAAATCGACGAATTGATGGTCATGGAGACCATCAGCAGCGATGTCTACCTGCGCTACATCTCCCCACTCTACATTGACAGGGTCTGCCTGGATTGCCACGGCAACTACCGGCTCAATGAGGTCCGCGGCGCCATCAGCGTCGCCGTGCCGCTCAGCGAGACCTTCGCCGAGGCGGCCCGGAACCGGCGCCTGCTGTTTGCCTCCATGGGCCTGGTGGTGATGGTCCTGAGCGGTTCGCTGCTACTGATGATCCGCCACCTGGTGCTCACCCCCATGCAGACCCTGGCCACCGCCATGACCCGTTATTCCCGCAGCGGACACGCCGATGATGCGGTGGTGCTGCAAACCGGTGATGAGCTTGAAGCCCTTTCCCACTCCTTTGCCAGCATGGCCGGCAAACTCAGCGACTATCACCACAATCTGGAAGACAAAATCCAGATCGCTACCCGTGATCTGGAACAGAGCAACCGGCAACTGCTGGAGGCCAACCGGCTGCTGGCCGCCACCAATCTCCGGAAATCGGACTTTATCGCCCGAGCCTCCCACGAGTTACGCACCCCGCTGACTTCAGTCAAAGGCGGCATGGAATACCTGACGGCCAAGCTCGCCAGCCTGGACCGGGATACCGGCCAGGCCTGCAACCGCGACGAACTGCTGGACTTTCTCAAGCTGATCCGCAACAACACCGACCGGCTGATTCGCATGGTCAACACCATGCTGGACATTGAGCATATCGAAATGGGCACGGTCTCCTCCCTTAATATCCGGGATTTCGACCTGGCCCTGATCATCTGGGAAAGCCGGGAGGAACTGGCCCTAACCGCCGCCGGCAAAGACATTGAGCTTACCATCCAAGGACCGCAGACCATGATGGTGCGGGCCGATGAGGACCGCATCCGGCAGGTGCTGACCAACCTGCTGGCCAATGCCGTCAAGTTCTCCCCAACCAACTCAGCCGTGCAACTCTGTTTCCGCCAGGATCAGGAAGTAACGCTGGTGGAGGTACTGGATCGGGGGGCGGGGATCGAGCCCGGACAGGAAGAGAAGATCTTTGAGAAATTTTATCGCTTGGGCGACAAGGAAGGCAGCGGCCTGGGGCTGGCCATCTGCCGCAGCATCATCGAGGCCCATGGCGGTCACATCGGCGCTGAAAACCGCCCCGGAGGCGGGGCCCGGTTTTATTTTCAGCTGCCATCCCGGTAATCGCCGTGGGCCGGCAGGAGGAGGCAACCTTACATTATTTTAGCAATTTTAAGAAAAATGTGTTTAATTAAGATTGTTTGTCGACTTTGAGCAAGTCGTAGAGACGCCAAAAGTAGTAACCGGCAAGCTGAAAATTGCCGGTTACCGGGCGCCGGTCGCCCCTTACGGCAACGCCCGACCGCACCTCACCTACACCGCCGCTAACGAGAACCGCAAAACATGGAAGAAAGCGCCGCAACCTCAACCCTGCTGGCCATCGACGACGACCAGGACATTCTCAAGGTACTCAAGGCCAACCTGGAACTGCATGGCTTCAAGCTGGTTACCGCCACTTCCCTGACCGAGGCCCGCCAGGTCCTGGAGTCACTCCAGCCGGACCTGATTATTCTTGACTTGATGCTGCCCGACGGCGACGGCCTGGAGTTCTGCTGCTCTCTGAAGTCGATTCATCCCCAGTTGCCGATTATCATGCTCACTGCCCGGGACAAGGTCTCCGACAAGGTGGTGGGGCTGGAACTGGGGGCCGATGATTATGTGGTCAAGCCTTTTGAGACCAGCGAGTTGCTGGCCAGGATCAAGGCACGGCTCAGGTCAAGCCCGGGAGGGGCCCCCAATCCGGTGATCCGGGCCGGCGAGTTGGAAGTGGACCTGCGTAACCAGACGGTTAGCGTCAACGGCCAGGAGATTTATCTGACCGCCAAGGAGTTCCAGCTGCTGGCCTGCCTGGTGGAAAACCGCAACAACCTGGTAACCCGGGATGAGATTCGCAAAAGGCTGTGGCGCGACTCCAAAATCTATTCCTGGAGCCGGGTGATTGATGTGCACATTCAGCACTTGCGCCAAAAAATCGAAAAGACCCCCTCCCGCCCCCGCTTTATCATCACGGTACCGGGCCGGGGCTACCGTTTTGCCGAAGAGTAGCAGCGGAAGCTGCTACGGTACGGTTAGAAACTCCACCTCACCGCTAAGCTCATAACGGCCGTCGACCAGGAAGTAATCCAGGCTCTGCCCCCGGGCCGACACTTCGTCTCCGCTGATCTCGACCCCTACCCGGCTACTCACCCGCCCCTCCCGTTCATAATAATTCAGGGCCTGGGTGCGAAGAGAAAAACCGTCGGCATCAAGCAGTCTTACATTATCTTCCAGCTCCAGTACCGCCAACGCCTGATCATAACGGCCGTGATCGGCGTCAATCCAGACCTGCTCCGCTTCGTCCCGAAAAAAGACGGCCTCCACCCCGGTCAGGAAAAACCCCTCTCCCCCGGCACCGGAGCGCAAATCACGGCTGTTAGCCCGCCACTCCAGGGTGCCATCGATTTCCTGGGCAAAGCGGACCTGCTCCATGGTGAAGTGCTGTTCCTCCGTCGGCCGGCGCTCTCGCACCTCATCATCACCAACCGGCACCGGCGGCGGGGCTAAAAAATCGCTCAACCGCGCCCCGTAAAGCGGCCAGCCCAAGGCCAGCAACAGGGGCAGCAGCCAAAGCAGGTTGCGCATTCCGTGCATCATCTGATCAGTTTTAACCGGCTCAATTAAGGTGTAATCGCAAAAACACACCAAGCGGGTTGGTCGGTAAGGCGAGAGCAATTAGTTACAAAGCGTGCCCAGTCGGCGGCCGTTGCCAACCTAGCGGGCATAATCGGCCAGCAGTTTATCCCGCATGCCCCGGGCTTCGATGATCAGCTCGCAGACCTCACGCACCGCCCCGCGGCCACCGGCGGCGCGGGTGACGTAATGGGCCGCCGCCCGCACTTCGGCCACCGCGTCGGCCACCGCCACGGCCAGGCCGGCCCGCAGCAACAGAGGGAGATCGAGCCAGTCGTCGCCCACGTAGGCCACCTGCTCCGGCGCCAGCTTTTCCGCCGCCAGCACCTGCTGCCAGACCTCAAGCTTTGCTCCCCGGCCCTGGTAAACGTGACGCAGCTGCAAATCCTCGGCCCGGCGCCGCACGGTCTCGGAGGTTCGGGCGGTAATCAGCCCGGTTTCCACCCCGGCCTCCCGCAACAGCCTGATGCCCAGCCCATCGCGGGTGGAAAAGGACTTCATCTCGTAACCTTCCGGCCCGTAGACAATGGTGGAATCGGTCAAAACGCCGTCAACATCAAGCAGCAGCAGTTTAATTCCGGCCGCCTGCGGCAGGCAGTTTTTCCAGGCATAACTCCGCTCCGGCCCGCCGGCGCGTTCCAGGGAACGCTGGCGCAAGCCCTGGGTAATCTCGCAATCGGAGGGGTAGTGTAAGCGGTTACGGGGTGCTACATTACCGCTTTGGGGGGTGGTGTGATCCGGGCCTGCCATGACTGTCTCCGGGGCCGGCCGCTAGACAGCGGCGCTCAGTTGATGAATGGCCAAGACCTGGCGCAGGAGTTCTTCCACCTGGTCCAGGGGCCAGGAGTTGGGGCCGTCACAAAGGGCCTGCCGGGGGTCGGGATGGACCTCCATGAACAGGCCGTCAATGCCCACCGCCGCCGCCGCCCGGGCCAGAGTCGGCACAAAACGGCGCTGGCCACCGGATCTATCGCCGGCGCCGCCGGGCAACTGCACGCTGTGGGTGGCATCGAAGATCACCGGGCTGCCCAATTGGCGCAACAGCGGCAGGGAACGCATGTCGACCACCAGGTTGTTGTAGCCGAAACTGCTGCCCCGCTCGGTGAGCAGCACCCCCCCGGTACCGGCGGAGCGAACCTTGGCCGTGGCCGGGGCCATATCCCAGGGGGCAGCGAACTGGCCTTTTTTAACATTAACCGGCTTGCCGGTTTGTGCCGCTGCCACCAGCAGATCGGTCTGGCGGCAGAGGAAGGCGGGAATCTGCAGTACGTCGAGTACCGCGGCGGCGGCCGCCGCCTGCCCGCTTTCATGGACATCGGAGATCAGGGGCAGATCAAATTCACGGCCGATGGCCGCCAGCATGGCCAGCCCTTCCGCCGGCCCCGGCCCCCGGTATGATTCCAGTGAGGTCCGGTTGGCCTTATCAAAGGAGGCCTTGAAGATCAGGTTAACCCCCAGGCGGGCAGAGACTTCCTTGAGATGGCCGGCAATTTGGCGCATGATCGACTCGGACTCGATCACGCAGGGGCCGGCCAGCAGGGTCAGGGGTTGCCCCGGCCCGATCCGGAAACGCCCGGCTATCTCAACCGGCTGTATTACCGAAGCCATGTTGCCCGGCTCAGCCATGTTGCCCGGCGTCCTGCTGGTGAGTCAGGGCCGCCCGGATAAAGGCGGTAAAGAGCGGATGCGGCTGCATGGGGCGAGACTTGAATTCCGGGTGAAACTGGCAGCCCAAGAACCATGGATGATCGGCCAGTTCAACAATTTCCACCAGCTTATCATCCGGTGAGGTGCCGCCGATCACCAGCCCTTTGTCCGCCAGCGGTTGGCGGTATTCGTTATTGAACTCGTAGCGGTGCCGGTGACGCTCGTTGATCAACTCTTCACCGTAGGCATCCATGGCGTTGGTCCCGGGCTGCAGCCGGCAGGGATAACTCCCCAGCCGCAGGGTGCCGCCCAGATCGGTGGCCTCATCGCGCACCTGCACCTGGCTGGTCCGATAGTCGTACCATTCTTTGATGAAGTAAATCACCGGGTGGGGGGTTTTGGGGTTGAACTCGGTGCTGTCGGCATCTTGCAGGCCGGCCACATGGCGGGCAAACTCGACGGTGGCCAGCTGCATCCCCAGGCAGATCCCGAAAAACGGCACCTTCTGTTCCCGGGCATAACGGATGGCTAAAATCTTGCCGGCCACCCCGCGACCGCCGAAGCCGCCGGGCACCAGGATGCCATGACAACCGGCCAGCAGGGTGGCCGCCCCTTCCAGGCCGTGGGCTTCAATATCTTCGGCACTGACATAACGCAGCACCACCCGGGCGTCATTGGCCACGCCTCCGTGCACCAGGGCTTCATGCAGGCTTTTATAAGACTCCTTCAGCTCCACATATTTGCCGATGATGGCGATATTGACTTCCGAGGCAGGATTTTTGATCTTTTCCACCAGTTCGCTCCATGGTTCCAGGCGCGGGGAGCCGGTCCAGACATTGAGCTGCTTGAGGATTTTGTCGTCCAGCCCTTCTTTGTGAAACCACAGGGGCACTTCATAGATGTTGTCCACGTCGCGGGCGGTGATCACCGCGTCCCGCTCGACATTGCAAAACAGGCCGATTTTGGCCTTCAATTCATCACTGAGCGTCGTTTCGGTGCGACAAAGCAGGATATCGGGCTGGATCCCGATGGCCCGCAGTTCCTTAACGCTGTGCTGGGTGGGTTTGGTTTTCACCTCGCCGGCGGTTTTGATGAAAGGCACCAGGGTGACATGCAGATAAAGGGTGTTTTCCCGCCCCAGATCGCTGCGCAACTGCCGGATGGCCTCCAGGAAGGGCAGCGATTCAATATCGCCGATGGTGCCGCCGATTTCGATGATGGCCACATCCACCTCGCCTTCCAGCTGGCGTACGGCGGCCTTGATTTCATCGGTCACATGGGGAATCACCTGCACGGTGCCGCCCAGGTATTCACCCCGGCGCTCCTTGCTGATCACCGTATGGTAAATGCGCCCGGAGGTGTAGTTGTTGCGCTGGCTCAGGCTCACCGAGGTATAACGCTCGTAGTGCCCCAGATCCAGATCGGTTTCGGCCCCGTCATCGGTGACGTATACCTCGCCGTGCTGAAAGGGGTTCATGGTACCGGGATCGACATTGATGTACGGGTCCAGCTTCTGGAAGGTAATACTCAGGCCCCGGCTTTCCAGCAAGGCGCCGATGGCGGCGGCGGCCAGGCCCTTACCCAGGGAGGAAAGCACTCCGCCGGTGATAAAGATAAACTTGGTTCGCGTTGTCCGTTGGGCAGGTTTCATGGCTCCAGGTTCTGCAACAAATTGGTCGGAGGCGGGTCGGCGCTGCTGCTTGCGCCGATCATCATGCCATCGTACCATTAGCATAATCGCCTCTGGGTGATGGCAACAGGCTGACAGGGGCGGATCGGCAAGCGACGCGGGGTAAGTGAGTAACGGGACACCCCGTGATCGCTTACCCCGTGGACGCTTGCGGCCGCCTTTATCCGGCCGAATATAGCACCAACCGGGCTGGAGGAAAAGCAAAAAGCCGGGACTTTTTTGGCGATGGCGGATAAAGTATCGCCAATTCAGCATCCCACTGAAATCCTACCACCCATTCATTAGGCGCCAACTTTAAGGAAGCATGATGATGATGTCAAACCAGGGTCCTTTTTTTCGGCCATACCACCCCAGCCATGGCTGGCGATTGCTGGGCCTGCTGCTGGTGCTGATGGTTTTGGGGGCCTGTGGCAAACCTCAGGTAATCTCCAGCCCCACCGGCAAGAGCCGGGTGGAAGCACCGCATGATTCTCCGGCCAGAATCCCCCCCACCCAGCGGCCCTACCAGATCCAAGGAACCACCTATTACCCGATTCCTTCCGCCCACGGCTACTCTGAAACCGGCATCGCCTCATGGTACGGGCGCAAGTTCCATGGCCGCCGCACCTCCAACGGCGAGATTTACGACATGCATGCCATGACCGCCGCCCATAAAACCTTGCCCATGGACACCCACCTGCTGGTGGAAAATTTGGAAAACGGCCGGGAAATCACGGTGCGAATCAACGACCGGGGGCCGTTCGTGCGGGGCCGCATCATTGATCTGTCTTACCGGGCCGCCCAAAAACTGGGAATGGCCGAACAGGGCCTGGCCCAGGTAAGAATCACCGCCCTGGGGGCCACCGAGCGTTACGTGGAAGATGGCCAGCTCCAGCAGCGTTTCACCGCCACCCCAGATTTTGAGCATGGTGAATTTTATGTCCAGGTCGGCGCCTTTACGGTGGCGGAAAACGCCACTCGCCTGCGGGACCAATTGCAGGAGTGGGGCCGCACGGCGGTGATCCGGGAATATGACCACGGCGGCAGGCTGTTTCACCGGGTCCAGGTGGCCGCCGGGGATACTTTAAGCGGCGCCCTGCGCCTGGAACGGGTGCTGATCGAAGCGGGATACACCGACGCCTTCGTCGTTGCCCGTTGAAAAAATCGCGTCAGCACCGCATTTTGCGGCGATCGGCCCGGCTTGCGTACCTGGGGTACGCGGCGCCGGGCCGCTTGCCGCAACCTGCGGCACTGACGCGATTTTTTTACTTGGCCCAGTGATGCCGCGATTTTTCCCTTGCTCCATGATGCGTGCTTATGTGGTGCCCCGTTTGGATTTCTTTGCCGGCGGGAGGCGGTGGCTTACTGTTTTGGGTGGGCTACTTGCCAAACGGCCTTGGGATACTTATGTTCTTGCCTGAATTGTTTCGGTTGAATTAATTATCTGTTTTTAGCTAAGGACTGATCGGGATATGGATTACTACAAGGCTTTGGGGGTTGGGCGTTCGGCCAGCCCGGAAGAGATTAAGAAGGCCTATCGCAAGCTGGCCCTTAAATATCACCCGGACCGCAACCAGGGCAACAAGGAGGCGGAAAACCGCTTTAAGGAGATCAGTGAAGCCTACGCCGTGCTCAGTGACCCGGAAAAGCGCAAGCAGTACGACACTTTCGGCGCCGACGGTTTCCAGCAGCGCTACTCCCAGGAAGACATCTTCCGCAACGCCAACATCAACGACATTCTGCGGGAGTTCGGCATCAACCTGGGCGGTGGCCGGGCCACTTTTCACGGCGGCATGGGCGGCGGGCCCAGTTTCTTCGACGAGCTGTTCGGGGTCGGCGGAATGAGCGGCATGGGGGGCCAGGCCCAGGATTTCCGCCACTTCCAGCAGGATCCGCGCCGGCAGCAAATGGTTAAGGGCAACGACTTAAGCCTGGAGTTGCCGGTGACCCTGGAAGAGGTGCTGCACGGCAGCGAAAAGACCATTTCCTTGGGGCATGGGGGCAAAAGCGACAAGGTCTCGGTGAAAATCCCCGCCGGGATCGAAGACGGCAAGAAGTTGCGGATCAACGGCAAGGGCGCCCCATCTCCCATGGCCGGTCCGCCGGGCGATTTATTGCTGCTGATCAGGGTGAAGCCCCACCCGGTGTTCAGCCGGGAAGGCCGGAACCTGGTGGTGGATCAGGAGATTCCCTTAAGCGGCGCCCTGCTGGGCACCGATATCGCCGTACCCACCCTGGAAGAACGCCGGCTCAAGGTCAAAGTGCCGGCCGGCAGCAAGCCCGGCGCCAAACTACGCCTGAAAGGTCAGGGGCTGCCGGGCGCGGGTGGGGCCCGGGGCGACCTGCTGGTCCGCCTCAACCTCAAAATGCCCGCCAAATTAACCGCGGACCAGCGCGAACTGGTTAAAAAACTGGCAGCAACCGGGCTTTAACAGCCCGCCCGAAACGGACGGTTAACGGCGGTTTTAAAAGCTCACGACTTGACAAAGGCCCGCGGCCCCTGGACCTGCACCCGGTTGCGCCCGCCTTCCTTGGCCACATAGAGGGCCTTGTCCGCCGCACAGATCAGATCCTGCTCACTGAACTCCGGCTGCGGCACCACCGAAGAAACCCCGAAGCTCATGGTAAGCTGCAGCCGGGTGCCCGATTCCGGGTGCTCAACACTCATCTTCTCCACCTCCTGGCGGACGGTTTCAGCCAGGTGCCGCCCCCCTTCCAGGTCGGTTTCCGGCAGCAGGATCACGAACTCCTCCCCGCCAAAACGGGCCGCCAGGTCTGAAGGGCGCATCAGCGGGCTGCGAATCACCGCAGCGATTCTGACCAGGCACTCATCACCCACCAGATGCCCGAAGTTGTCGTTGAACTGCTTGAAGGAATCGATATCACCCAGGACCAGGGTCAGCGGATGCCGGTTGCGCATGGCCCGCCGCCATTCGGTGTGAATGGTTTCCTGGAAGCAGCGACGATTGGCCAGGCCGGTCAGAGCGTCGGTAAGGGAAAGTTCATTAAGCCGGGCGTTGGCCTCTTCCAGTTGCGACTTGACCCCCAGCAGTTCCCGCACCTTGCGATCCAACTCGGCGCTCTTTTGGGCCAGCAGTCGCTGCTGGCGGTCCAACTGCAGAAAGATCTCCACTTTGCTGCGCAGAATATGGGCATTGATGGGCTTGAAGAGATAGTCCACCGCGCCGGCTTCATAGGCCTTAAAGACATGTTTGTCTTCCTTGCTGATGGCGGTTACGAAGATGATCGGCAGATGCCTGGTCTGCTTGCGGCCCCGCAACAGGCTGGCGGTTTCAAAACCGTCCATCCCCGGCATCTGCACATCAAGCAGGAGCAGGGCAAAGTCATGCTCCAGCAGCAGGGAAAGGGCCTGTTCACCGGAAGTAGCGGTGACCAACTGCGCCTCCATCCCTTCAAGCAGCCCTTCCATCACCAGCAGATTGGCCGGCTGGTCATCGACAATGAGAATTTTCGGTATACCCGGCATAATCTCAACTTATCCCCAAAAACAAAATATTCACGCCGGCCGGTAAAGGTTGGCCAGAAAACGCCCGATGGCCGGTAACGGCAGCACAAAATCCACTTCGGCGGCCTGGATGGCGGCCCGCGGCATGGTCGGAAATTCAGCCCCGGCCGGATCCTGCACCACCGCCAAGCCACCCCGGCGCTTCACCGCCGCCAGGCCGCGGCTGCCGTCATCGTTGGCCCCGGTCAGCACCACGGCAATCAGGCCGGCGCCATGGACCTCGGCGGCGGTTTCAAACAGCAGATCAATGCTGGGCCGGGAAAAGTTGACCCAATCCTCCAGGGAAAGGGCCAACGAGCCGTCATCCTCCACCAGCAGGTGGTAATTGGCCGGCGCCAGGTAGGCGGTGCCGGCCACCGCCGACTCCTTGTCTTCCGCCTCCTTGACTCGAATGGCGCAGCGCTGATCAAGCCAACGGGCCAGGTAGTCATCGGCATCCCCCCCCAGGTGCTGCACCA
This window encodes:
- the lptC gene encoding LPS export ABC transporter periplasmic protein LptC is translated as MRNLLWLLPLLLALGWPLYGARLSDFLAPPPVPVGDDEVRERRPTEEQHFTMEQVRFAQEIDGTLEWRANSRDLRSGAGGEGFFLTGVEAVFFRDEAEQVWIDADHGRYDQALAVLELEDNVRLLDADGFSLRTQALNYYEREGRVSSRVGVEISGDEVSARGQSLDYFLVDGRYELSGEVEFLTVP
- a CDS encoding KdsC family phosphatase, whose protein sequence is MAGPDHTTPQSGNVAPRNRLHYPSDCEITQGLRQRSLERAGGPERSYAWKNCLPQAAGIKLLLLDVDGVLTDSTIVYGPEGYEMKSFSTRDGLGIRLLREAGVETGLITARTSETVRRRAEDLQLRHVYQGRGAKLEVWQQVLAAEKLAPEQVAYVGDDWLDLPLLLRAGLAVAVADAVAEVRAAAHYVTRAAGGRGAVREVCELIIEARGMRDKLLADYAR
- the kdsA gene encoding 3-deoxy-8-phosphooctulonate synthase, yielding MASVIQPVEIAGRFRIGPGQPLTLLAGPCVIESESIMRQIAGHLKEVSARLGVNLIFKASFDKANRTSLESYRGPGPAEGLAMLAAIGREFDLPLISDVHESGQAAAAAAVLDVLQIPAFLCRQTDLLVAAAQTGKPVNVKKGQFAAPWDMAPATAKVRSAGTGGVLLTERGSSFGYNNLVVDMRSLPLLRQLGSPVIFDATHSVQLPGGAGDRSGGQRRFVPTLARAAAAVGIDGLFMEVHPDPRQALCDGPNSWPLDQVEELLRQVLAIHQLSAAV
- a CDS encoding CTP synthase; its protein translation is MKPAQRTTRTKFIFITGGVLSSLGKGLAAAAIGALLESRGLSITFQKLDPYINVDPGTMNPFQHGEVYVTDDGAETDLDLGHYERYTSVSLSQRNNYTSGRIYHTVISKERRGEYLGGTVQVIPHVTDEIKAAVRQLEGEVDVAIIEIGGTIGDIESLPFLEAIRQLRSDLGRENTLYLHVTLVPFIKTAGEVKTKPTQHSVKELRAIGIQPDILLCRTETTLSDELKAKIGLFCNVERDAVITARDVDNIYEVPLWFHKEGLDDKILKQLNVWTGSPRLEPWSELVEKIKNPASEVNIAIIGKYVELKESYKSLHEALVHGGVANDARVVLRYVSAEDIEAHGLEGAATLLAGCHGILVPGGFGGRGVAGKILAIRYAREQKVPFFGICLGMQLATVEFARHVAGLQDADSTEFNPKTPHPVIYFIKEWYDYRTSQVQVRDEATDLGGTLRLGSYPCRLQPGTNAMDAYGEELINERHRHRYEFNNEYRQPLADKGLVIGGTSPDDKLVEIVELADHPWFLGCQFHPEFKSRPMQPHPLFTAFIRAALTHQQDAGQHG
- a CDS encoding septal ring lytic transglycosylase RlpA family protein — encoded protein: MMMMSNQGPFFRPYHPSHGWRLLGLLLVLMVLGACGKPQVISSPTGKSRVEAPHDSPARIPPTQRPYQIQGTTYYPIPSAHGYSETGIASWYGRKFHGRRTSNGEIYDMHAMTAAHKTLPMDTHLLVENLENGREITVRINDRGPFVRGRIIDLSYRAAQKLGMAEQGLAQVRITALGATERYVEDGQLQQRFTATPDFEHGEFYVQVGAFTVAENATRLRDQLQEWGRTAVIREYDHGGRLFHRVQVAAGDTLSGALRLERVLIEAGYTDAFVVAR
- a CDS encoding DnaJ C-terminal domain-containing protein, with product MDYYKALGVGRSASPEEIKKAYRKLALKYHPDRNQGNKEAENRFKEISEAYAVLSDPEKRKQYDTFGADGFQQRYSQEDIFRNANINDILREFGINLGGGRATFHGGMGGGPSFFDELFGVGGMSGMGGQAQDFRHFQQDPRRQQMVKGNDLSLELPVTLEEVLHGSEKTISLGHGGKSDKVSVKIPAGIEDGKKLRINGKGAPSPMAGPPGDLLLLIRVKPHPVFSREGRNLVVDQEIPLSGALLGTDIAVPTLEERRLKVKVPAGSKPGAKLRLKGQGLPGAGGARGDLLVRLNLKMPAKLTADQRELVKKLAATGL